TTACCCCTTTATagaacaaaacatatttctgAATAGTATACCTACCAGAGCAAAATTCTATGTATCAATAAGTAAAGCATACCTACTCTAAAAAGTCATGATACTCATCCAAAACTAAAAAACCGACCTCATAAGTAAGCTTAATCTAAAAAAGTGTGACGggatatagataggtatactGCCCTCTTTTGAACAATTCACACTTAACTGAGTGCAAGCGTACTAACTTCGTTATGGGTTTGTCATTGAGCCGCCGTGCGGCCGGCGCTATGTGGCCGACTCGCCTCAACTAGGCCGCGCTTCCACAACGGGTCTCGACTTTTTGTTCGTGATGATGCGGAACAGAAGAGAGAAATTCGGCGAGAAAATGCAGCACTCTTTAAGGAGGACACGGTCACGAGGAGTCATCGGCTTCGAACTCGATGAATGTGGAGCGAGCGATGTGTTTCTCTTTGGCCTGGCCGACCTGTCCCACACTGCCATAACCACCAAAATATTAACGTTTTTAGCACTTGCAATACTTACATCGTCATACCGACTATGTGTCACTAAGAGCTCTCGACACGCCCTTTAGGTTGTTGTTAAACGGTACGTGAGACGTTGAAGCTGTGTTTCACGTTCGTTAACAGTACTGCGTATGTTGATTTCGTATACGATAAACCGACCTTATGTTGCAATTGCAAACTGCTTTCTTCTGTCAACAAAATAAGCATCAGTGGTATTGTTCGGCcaaaaaatggtaaaaataGCCCATTATATTTTCGAAAGCACCAAGTCCTTATGTAAGAGTTCAACGTGACACTTGCGTGAGGCAGCGCGAGCCCGTTCAGCGCGCCACTTTCCTTACACCTCAATATTTGGTTAACTCTCTATGTATTTTCGTTTCCAGTATTTTAACTGACAGATAATGGACTAGATCTACAAAATCAAACAATAATCTATGAAAATtttgagtatatttttaatgacataattactgtgaaattaaaattaatgaaaacaataCAAACTGACCAGTAATAATAGGAGGtttcattacaaaatatttcgtTTAAACTCCTTGCAAAATTaatgaacatttttataaattctattTGTACTTACAGTAACATCGAAAGTTATTTACAAGCCTCACATGGTCTGGTTGATCGTGAACAATACCTAAAGGTAATTTAACGTAGCAGATTCAGATGTAttgatattttgttaattatataagtatggaCCTTATACCTAGCTTTGCCATATCTGGATTGTAACTGTTCTCCACAATGTGTAGAGGATGCAAATGCGAAAAATGTCAGAAGaatgatattattaaagtGAATTTTTCATATACTTAAACTTTCaagataaacaaaactatCCATCTAATTTCTCAAGACAGTCTACCCGTGAATATCCACTATGCATTATCAGCAACTATCTCACCTACATACTTGGGCCATGCCTAACTCGCCTACGTGAAAATTGCCGCGGTGTTGATATGTCGGACCCACTCAGCTGATAATAAAAGCTGATGGATGCGCAGGCGCGTATGTTTGTGTTGGCAACGGGTCGAGTGTCGTTCGGAGAAGACTTTCTGTCAGCAGGCTCACCATTCGCGGGGTCAACGACCTACTGCTTCGTTATACATTTGGCGAACAATGATTTGGAGTGGCGAGGTGAATGGCCGCGCTCGGAGGGGCTGAGCGTGGGCAGTTATTGACCCATATTGGAAGTGAAATGTAGATCAGTGGGTGAGAGCGGCGAATTTCGCCGCAGCGAAGTGCGCCCGCGGTTGCGTGCTTGCGCTGGCGCACGCGGGCCTAGAGCGCGCACTTTGTTCCGTCGCCGttatgatatgtatgtttattattgagAAGACATTCCATTCGATGAACTCAAGTTGTTATGCTATCTGATTCTTAAAAAAACGTCCCCGGCCCAATATATTATGTTCGAATGCTATCTCGTTCCACTTTCGAGTACCAATGATACTTTTCGGAGTTAGGTATTGACATAGGTAAAGTATCTATAATTTGTAACCGATGTTATTATCAACATGCATATTCTGGTGACTGGATGTCAAATCCAAGttgggaaaataaataatttaacgaATAAATGAAGGTCAGAAGCCAGTTTATGATTTGCTGAAATAGTTTCACTGATAGAAATTatcttttcaataaaaacaataaataagacCTACCTTATCTTTCTGCGGATATGGAAGCAATTAAGCAATAATATGACAATATTACCTAATCCAAATAAggattattgttttatacaaaaattaccaGTTACCTAAGTGTGTCTATTAATATCTACTTACACGATTCGTACAATAAAGTTAAGGTAGGTACCCAAtggttaatattattaatatgtaaaattctAATAAACCGAAATATCGTAGGTCAATACATAtcttcttatttaaaattcgttCATGACAGTTGTTAAAGAATTTTCTGTTTTACACTATTTAGAcagacaaaaagaaaatgtacttatatgGTTGAAATTGGAGAAACATGTTCACTCAACAAAGTATTGACATGGTTAAATTTAAGGTCCAGGAAATTACAAGGAACAAATTTTGTCTGACCTATTTCGACACGTGTGAACTTAAACGAATTTCGGGCtcagaaataatggaaaatgctTTATTGCCTCTCAAAACAGTTATAAACGATTCTTTGTCCAGTTCCAGACACATAAAAAGcgccaaatatctgaacggGACAATATTTCTACCAGCCAAATAACGGGATGTTGGAGAGCAAAACTTTCGCGTGTTGTTTGGGAtagaacaaaatatacaagagTTATTCCCTCGACTGGCAACTCGCCTAATTAATTGATATGCCAATAAACTATAAGCATTTCCCTAGTATTTACtactaaaaagttttttttacgaattcGCTATCTCATGTACTTATAATAGGTATATCTCTGTATAACTATCTCTATTAGACTATATTTGTCTTTGAAGATGAAATGTTTGAATATACttgtttaattaagtttttggTTTGGTTTGgtgtcttcttcttctttagtTTATACTGACATAAACAaaggaattattattatcaattgCCCCCTTGATCCATCAGTACCACTCCGATAAATTAAGACAACACGAATACtgttatgtataatttaaagaaaagaaagcGGTAGTCGCTGCATTGCTAAAACTGACTTACCCATTATAGGATCACGATCATAGGATGTACTTCCCTTGGGCCGCTAAGTATCCAGAAACATAGCGATGTTACCAgaacgaagaagaagaaaaaaacatcttCATAAAAACCCTCTaaatagaatattataaaataaaatatagcaaaCCTAGCTTTTTTACATCTTATTTATATCTCAAGTTGGAAATAGGCTTTATTGGCTTTTATTGCCAgcgaaacatttttattagcgCGGCCCGATTCATTCACTTGTAGGGTTTAGCGGGACATGACTTTGTCGTCGTGACATGTTTTGGTTTCCGCTCTATCTAAAGCGAAATGGCAAATGTGCTTGCCCCAAATAAACTAAGtagaaacaataatatttagtgGTGTACTCGTATCGTACAATCACTCCGAATGTATTAGAGCTTGAATAGAACAACGAATTCTTAAAGACATGAAAAAGCTAGTTAAACGTATTAGTGAAAGACtttgaattgaaatgaattattttagtGACTGTATAGAGAAGGTATCGTATgctgaaattgagattctgaGAAAAAAGTCTTGTTGGTGTTCTAGtcgaaatttctttaaaataaccaAATGGTTAATtagtcaaaaaaaatttacgcATTTTACTTccgaaaaataaacatttcccAATTTTCTTTCCACGATTCTAGATAGATAGATCTAGATAGATAGACGTAGATAGATATTATCAAACAAACCGGATGGTTGCAATGAAGAGTACCTATTGTGTTCTAAACACTTAGCATGAGTAATGGTATCGCGGCAATTTCTCACAGCGTGAGGCGCGGCTCAGCTTAGTATCGATTGCTAATTCTCGGAAGGGCTATAAAACGCCCGAGAGTTCTAATTATAGCGTAGGAGCAGCAAACACCTTATGTCACGTCGCATACAAGGTTACTATAGCGAGAAAATTTGTTCAGACTGGTTTCCGAAAGCGGGTAGAAGAAAGTACTTTTACTGAGAGTAGACGCGGAGTGGCACAGTTTCCACGGGTATACGTGCTAGTGCTTGTGCACATTCACTACCTAGGCGCTAGGCAGTTAATAGGCTTTCCTTCCGTAGCATGTTGTAGTTcaaatcatatttatattataaatgcgaaagttagtgagtatgtattaatgtttgttacttaCAGCGATTCGTAACGAAATGGTACTTTTTGTAAAGTCGCTACATTATTCTTTCACTAAAAGCTAGGAATTAACTTGTATATTAATACCATATAGGTGATATTTAATACGCGGGTGTAGTAAGATACTCGTATAGTTTAAGAAGATAATAAGGAATTATGAAATTTACTTAAGATAagtcatattttaaattttaaaacattttttgacatttgttttctttcaaaAAACTGACTGGGGTTGtaagtaaaaacaaagaagTTGATAGATTTATTGAAGAGATAAATATTCGAAACTAAAATAAGTTGTCATGtagaacaaattttattagtattgaCAAGACTAATACAAGTTTTTCACTATGATTGTCCTAGCGTTGCATATGTAAAAGTGAATAATCGACTAAAAATTTATCAGTCATCAGTTTGTGAAGTGATCTTTGGAACCTATTAGTAGGATGTTTGTGGGGACCATGGACTagatattgatttattaagaTAGTCTCAATAAATGTTATGACATTTTAAACAATCGTTTTTCCGGTTTAGATTTCCGATCAATCAGAATAATGTCTTGCTCATAAGAATAGCATATACTGCGACTGAACGGTCTGGTCAGGTCAAGGGTACCTACTTgcttgaagagagttatgaattaatgagagcttgcatgaagagggttataaatgtagatgaagcgaaaggtGTGTAGTAAAGTAAGCAGAGACTAAAaggtaacataattttttgatttaaaatattcggATTTGACACTAGCAGGacattcttataaaaaaattgagtagaagtttttaaaatattttaataaattcacaaattttattaatgttgatAAAAATCATTGCTAATGTGACTTTTTGAGTATGAAAGTCAGACATAACAAACAgagtaataaaaacaaatactaatatgtaataatagcGACAACGGAAGTATCAGATAAAGTATTTATAGTCGGATTTCATTAAGATTCGATACGAAAGGTTTGATAAGATTTAAGCTTATTTGTTATCATCTCTATGCATATAAATACCAAGAGAAAATTCAGTTACAGCATAGTTTGTGCAAAAATTTCTTACGAATGTAAGTACGAAACGTTAattttctgtctgtctgtctgtctttttacatgaaatctattattatattcgaTGAAGTATACTTGATCgatgattataattttaccCATAAattttccgtggatgtcgtaagaggcgactaagagaaaaaCTAAtcaacttgagattcctcttgtaggcgatgggttagcaatctgtcactatttgaatctcaattccatcatttagacATAGctctaaacgtggccattcagtcctttcaagagtATTGCCTCTaactaccccgcaatggatatagacggaaatgtatgtacatgaaaaatatatgtaagtaaagtaatccttttttaaatttagtgtAAACATATATGTAACAACCAATTTAagaaccataaaataaaaacttcttATTTTGCTTCAGCAAACCATGAGGACCTATGTGGCTTTATTCGCCTTCGTGGCTGTTGCGGTGGCCAACCCCCTGCCCTTGGTGCAGCTCGTCATCAACATTGACGCTCTCGGCACGTCCGGACAACCCGAAGTACCGCCGAGCCCCATAGTCGTGCCGCCTCCAGAGACCGACCCCAGCCCCGTAATCATCGTGCCTTCTCCCGTTCAGCCAAGTCCTGAAATCATCCCTGACCCAGTGATTCTTCCTAGTCCCATTGAGCCTGAGATTATACCCGAGCCTGTGGTACTTCCCAGCCCCGTTGAACCTGAGGTTGTCCCAGAACCCGTGGTGCTCCCCAGCCCCGTTGACCCTGATATTATCCCGGAGCCCGTCATCCTCCCCAGTCCAGTAGACCCTGAGGTCATTCCTGACCCCGTAATCCTCCCCAGCCCAGTAGACCCTGAGGTCGTTCCCGAACCTGTCGTCATCCCGAGCCCGGTGGTTGTTCTCCCCGAGAGCCTCAACTAACCAGCTATTATGATAACCATATAAATCCTTTAACGTTACCTCCATGACAATTGCTAtgaattgtaataataatattgtaaattgtaTAAGCAGACATCTAGGATTAAAATGTTCAAAACAgttgtcaaaaattatttaaagattttcggtttttgattttaaataaatatcagcATGTAAATACCCTCTTTTCTAATTTTGTAATGAATTCCCGAGGACATTCCAGAAGACTTAAGTAATAGCATCAAATTAATAGTACTGCGAAAGGTAAGAGTCTCCCAAATGCTCAATCACATTCTACGTAATGATAGAGATTTCTGGAAGCTTCTCACCGTCGTCATCCATTTAGGGGTCATGTACTACAGCAACCATGAGTGGTAAAGATTATAAATTATGATATCAGGTTGTGTAGTATTGGTTGAACTTACACCTACACGTAAAAGAAGGAATGTAGGATATAGAGTTCCTAGGGTTGCgtgcataattttttaaaactaatgtaagtatatttgctTTACCTTTGAGAAGTATGATAGAGATTTTGAACTATCGATATTTCAATTAGTTTTACCTTGTTTTGTCCGAAAAAAAACCGATACCGTGTAAAAGAACATCCTCTTCTAGTGTCTGTAGGGTTTGAAGTCACTACCAAAATTAATGGTGATTTGTACCAGAGCCTCTCATTCTGCTGGCGTTTTCCGCTACCTAATTTATGCACTGCATCCCAGCATTACTGGTACTCTAATTATTCTGCGAACTTTTCTAGAGTAAATTATCtaattgtcgtgtggttcccggcacttaagaataggacaataccatatctttcccatggatgtcgtaaaaggctctaaaggaaaggctaataaacttgtgatactttttgtaggcgatgggaacaacctgtcactatttgaaactcaattcattgattaaaccatacagctgaacttagcctttcagtcttttcgaaactgttggctctgtctactccgcacgagttataaattatacgtatgtaattATCTTAGGGCTGTAAAAGGGCTCTCTTTTCTCGACAATTATCGAATCGGTTCAGTATCTTTAAGAGAAtagtatttcttaaatttatttattcaagtgACAGCCCTTTAACGAGATGagggacagacagacagatactGGCGTGGCGCCCTACCTGACTCATGCATTCTTAGTCGATGACGTTACATTCCAGGGATAAATGGAAAAAGTTGCGCTTAATTCCTTATTATTCCTTTTGCAGATATGGGATGACGCAAGCTTCCTCTGAGATTTCGAATGATTAAGTGAGGTGGTATTtggttttacaaatttaaattacatagcgt
This is a stretch of genomic DNA from Amyelois transitella isolate CPQ chromosome 5, ilAmyTran1.1, whole genome shotgun sequence. It encodes these proteins:
- the LOC106131830 gene encoding uncharacterized protein LOC106131830 produces the protein MRTYVALFAFVAVAVANPLPLVQLVINIDALGTSGQPEVPPSPIVVPPPETDPSPVIIVPSPVQPSPEIIPDPVILPSPIEPEIIPEPVVLPSPVEPEVVPEPVVLPSPVDPDIIPEPVILPSPVDPEVIPDPVILPSPVDPEVVPEPVVIPSPVVVLPESLN